Proteins from a genomic interval of Clostridium scatologenes:
- a CDS encoding cobalamin B12-binding domain-containing protein encodes MSKELIKAMAELDEDKVIAQVKALVKNHVSPLDIIGYLQKGISIVGKRFEERIYFMSELIISGEIFKEASDILGETILPGTSKRGIFVIGTIYGDIHDIGKNIVSVVMSSNDFEVIDLGVDVPTEKFIEAIKKYRPEVVAISCLLTNAFDNVKECIEKIEQEGLREYVKVLIGGGPMSEEAREYVKADIVCKTAQETVEYCKKIYNKCEKKNYLRVIK; translated from the coding sequence ATGAGCAAAGAACTTATAAAAGCAATGGCGGAGCTTGATGAAGATAAAGTAATTGCACAAGTAAAAGCTCTTGTAAAAAATCATGTGTCTCCTTTGGATATTATTGGATATTTACAAAAAGGCATTAGTATAGTTGGAAAGAGGTTTGAAGAGAGAATTTACTTTATGTCAGAACTTATTATATCTGGAGAAATATTTAAAGAAGCTTCAGATATATTAGGAGAAACAATTCTCCCAGGGACATCAAAACGTGGAATATTTGTTATAGGAACTATTTATGGAGACATTCATGATATTGGCAAAAATATAGTAAGTGTTGTTATGAGTAGTAATGATTTTGAAGTTATAGATTTAGGTGTTGATGTGCCTACAGAAAAGTTTATTGAGGCAATTAAAAAATATAGACCTGAAGTAGTTGCTATTTCATGTCTTCTTACTAATGCTTTTGATAATGTAAAGGAATGTATAGAGAAAATTGAACAAGAAGGCCTTAGAGAATATGTAAAGGTATTGATTGGTGGAGGCCCTATGAGTGAAGAAGCTCGTGAATATGTAAAAGCTGATATAGTTTGTAAAACAGCTCAAGAAACTGTAGAGTATTGCAAAAAAATATATAATAAATGTGAAAAGAAAAATTATTTGAGAGTTATCAAGTGA
- a CDS encoding zinc-ribbon domain-containing protein has protein sequence MSDKTIVCKDCNSEFVFTEGEQEFYKEKGFENEPQRCPACRKARKQQRSNDRRY, from the coding sequence ATGTCAGATAAAACAATAGTATGCAAAGACTGTAATTCAGAATTTGTTTTCACAGAAGGAGAACAAGAGTTTTATAAGGAAAAAGGATTCGAAAATGAACCACAAAGATGTCCAGCTTGTAGAAAAGCCAGAAAACAGCAAAGAAGCAATGATAGAAGATATTAA